A genome region from Erigeron canadensis isolate Cc75 chromosome 3, C_canadensis_v1, whole genome shotgun sequence includes the following:
- the LOC122591084 gene encoding chaperonin CPN60-2, mitochondrial-like encodes MYRFAVNLASKSRVVRNHSQQLSSRIGWSRNYAAKDIKFGVEARGLMLRGVEDLANAVQVTMGPKGRNVVIEQSYGAPKVTKDGVTVAKSIEFKDRVKNVGASLVKQVANATNDVAGDGTTCATVLTRAIYSEGCKSVAAGINAMDLRRGINMAVDSVVTYLKSKARMISTSEEIAQVGTISANGEREIGELIAKAMEKVGKEGVITIADGKTLYNELEVVEGMKLERGYISPYFITNPKNQKCELDNPLILIHEKKISSLNSIVKVLELALKKQRPLLIVAEDIDSEALATLILNKLRAGIKVCAIKAPGFGDHRKSNLQDLATLTGGEVITEELGMNLEKLGPEMLGTCKKVTVSKDDTVVLDGAGDKKAIEERCEQLRSSIELSTSDYDKEKIQERLAKLSGGVAVLKIGGASEAEVGEKKDRVADALNATKAAVEEGIVPGGGVALLYASKELSNLTTANFDQKIGVQIIQNALKSPVHTIACNAGVEGAVVVGKLLEQDNHDLGYDAAKGLYVDMVKEGIIDPVKVIRTALVDAASVSSLLTTTEAVVVELPKDENEAPAMAPPGMGGMGGY; translated from the exons atgTATCGCTTCGCCGTGAATCTTGCTTCCAAATCTCG gGTCGTTAGAAACCATTCCCAAcag TTAAGTAGCAGGATAGGTTGGAGCCGTAACTATGCTGCCAAAGACATTAAATTCGGTGTCGAAGCCAGAGGTTTGATGCTCAGGGGAGTCGAAGACCTCGCCAATGCTGTCCAAGTCACTATGGGTCCTAAA GGACGTAATGTGGTGATAGAACAGAGTTATGGAGCCCCTAAGGTGACAAAAGATGGTGTCACAGTAGCAAAGAGTATTGAATTCAAGGACAGGGTTAAGAATGTTGGTGCTAGTCTTGTCAAGCAGGTCGCCAATGCTACCAATGACGTTGCTGGTGATG GGACCACTTGTGCAACTGTTCTCACCCGGGCGATATATTCTGAAGGCTGCAAGTCAGTTGCAGCCGGAATAAATGCTATGGATCTTAGACGTGGGATCAACATGGCTGTTGATTCAGTTGTCACGTATTTGAAGAGCAAAGCTAGGATGATTAGTACATCTGAAGAAATTGCACAG GTTGGGACAATATCAGCAAATGGAGAACGAGAGATAGGTGAGTTGATTGCTAAGGCCATGGAAAAAGTTGGCAAAGAGGGTGTCATTACTATAGCG GATGGTAAAACACTTTACAATGAACTAGAAGTGGTTGAGGGAATGAAGTTGGAAAGAGGCTACATCTCACCTTACTTCATCACCAAtcccaaaaaccaaaaatgt GAATTAGACAATCCTTTGATCTTAATACACGAGAAGAAAATCTCCAGCTTGAATTCCATTGTCAAGGTTCTGGAGTTGGCCTTGAAA AAACAAAGACCATTGCTGATCGTTGCTGAAGATATTGACAGCGAGGCGTTAGCCACCCTCATTCTCAACAAGCTCCGTGCTGGTATCAAG GTCTGTGCTATCAAAGCTCCTGGTTTTGGAGATCACCGGAAGTCAAATCTGCAGGACCTTGCAACCCTTACTGGAGGAGAG GTGATTACAGAAGAGCTTGGTATGAATCTTGAGAAATTGGGACCAGAAATGCTTGGAACTTGCAAAAAG GTCACTGTATCAAAAGATGACACAGTTGTTCTTGACGGAGCTGGTGACAAGAAAGCCATCGAAGAGAGATGCGAGCAG TTGAGATCTTCGATTGAATTAAGCACCTCTGATTATGATAAAGAGAAGATTCAAGAGAGATTAGCAAAGCTTTCTGGTGGTGTAGCTGTCTTAAAg ATTGGAGGAGCCAGCGAAGCAGAGGTTGGCGAGAAGAAAGATAGAGTTGCTGATGCTTTAAATGCTACAAAGGCAGCAGTAGAAGAAGGCATTGTGCCAG GAGGTGGTGTTGCTCTTCTATATGCATCTAAGGAGCTGTCAAATTTGACCACAGCCAATTTCGATCAGAAGATAGGTGTTCAAATTATCCAAAATGCTCTTAAG TCTCCGGTGCACACAATTGCCTGCAATGCTGGAGTTGAGGGTGCTGTTGTTGTAGGGAAACTGTTGGAGCAGGACAACCATGATCTTGGATATGATGCTGCCAaag GTTTATATGTGGATATGGTGAAGGAAGGAATTATCGACCCTGTCAAGGTTATCAGAACGGCATTAGTGGATGCAGCTAG TGTATCATCATTATTGACTACAACGGAAGCTGTGGTCGTTGAACTTCCTAAGGATGAAAATGAAGCACCAGCAATGGCTCCTCCTGGCATGGGTGGCATGGGTGGCTATTGA